The following are encoded together in the Mesoterricola sediminis genome:
- a CDS encoding GxxExxY protein produces MGRHWGEVDGEDHPHKEITQAIIGEAIEIQKALGHGLLEDPYKVCLAHSLRLAGHKVKREVFLDIEWRGLVGLILSPRASARSSAPPRSNRMLRMRGAIRHCSTDSLFQLLHAPARMGISHYYPRLRTHPGAASATLPESSEGSGRCTSIAYG; encoded by the coding sequence ATGGGAAGGCATTGGGGAGAGGTCGACGGGGAGGATCATCCGCACAAGGAGATCACCCAGGCCATCATCGGGGAGGCCATCGAGATCCAGAAGGCTCTGGGGCACGGACTCCTGGAAGATCCCTACAAGGTCTGTCTGGCGCACTCCCTGAGACTGGCCGGCCATAAGGTGAAGCGGGAGGTTTTCCTGGATATCGAGTGGAGGGGGCTTGTGGGCTTGATCCTTTCTCCGCGAGCCTCAGCGAGATCCTCCGCGCCTCCGCGTTCCAATAGGATGCTGCGAATGCGCGGCGCCATCAGGCACTGCAGCACAGACTCACTATTCCAGCTCCTCCATGCTCCGGCACGGATGGGTATTAGCCATTACTATCCTAGATTACGAACACACCCTGGCGCAGCGTCCGCAACGTTGCCTGAATCATCCGAGGGGAGCGGCCGCTGCACGTCCATCGCGTACGGATGA
- a CDS encoding TetR/AcrR family transcriptional regulator, with protein MNTRVQTSPPRVQRRREQRREAILRLAAQALAEHGPDGMRMEDLAEAADAARGTLYSHFPTKEALIDAVVRPLFARSLEAAAPLHALPPREAVRGLIALYWTLWSLSPDALRASYRLRKERLGTLAEIHGVFLGQVMAILGRAQAAGILRVGDPVLTGRIVATLAIPLLELVGARPDGERLFTAMLEDVLLNPVST; from the coding sequence TTGAACACCCGTGTTCAAACAAGCCCCCCCCGGGTCCAGCGCCGGCGCGAGCAGCGGCGGGAAGCCATCCTGCGCCTTGCGGCCCAGGCCCTGGCCGAGCACGGGCCCGACGGCATGCGCATGGAGGACCTCGCCGAGGCCGCCGACGCGGCCCGGGGCACGCTCTACAGCCACTTCCCCACCAAGGAGGCGCTGATCGACGCGGTGGTGCGGCCCCTCTTCGCGCGGAGCCTGGAGGCCGCCGCCCCGCTCCACGCCCTCCCCCCCCGGGAGGCCGTGCGCGGCCTCATCGCCCTCTACTGGACCCTCTGGTCCCTGTCCCCGGACGCCCTCCGGGCCAGCTACCGCCTCCGCAAGGAACGCCTGGGCACCCTGGCCGAGATCCACGGGGTCTTCCTCGGCCAGGTCATGGCCATCCTGGGCCGGGCCCAGGCCGCCGGCATCCTGCGGGTGGGGGACCCCGTGCTCACCGGCCGCATCGTGGCGACCCTGGCCATCCCCCTCCTGGAACTGGTGGGCGCCCGCCCCGACGGCGAGCGCCTCTTCACGGCGATGCTCGAGGACGTGCTCCTGAACCCGGTGTCGACCTAG
- a CDS encoding efflux RND transporter periplasmic adaptor subunit produces MNRTKLLGGAAAMAALLLVGLAGPRVLRGPVLPAARVRRVDLERTLVLNGRVLAPRKVSVGALTTAVVARRLAEEGDRVKAGQVLADLEASEQRASLAQARAKLAQLLESAAPTARAALAQADSALRQARLAWERGQRLAADGILSDSQLDDLRKAHETALAAREAALAQARSAEGGPDLRAAQAAVDLAEVKLRQMRVLAPAAGVVLTRALEQGDLVQPGKVLYTLALDEPLQLLVQPDEKNLGLLALGQRALASTDARPLDRFEAEVVYLAPGVDATRGTVDLKLRVPAPPPHLLPDMTVSVEIRLGRRPGALVVPLAAVRDIAGAPHVLAHRGGRAVRVPVGIGFRGDGTVEITQGLAEGETVLTAPQARDGRRCRASVEP; encoded by the coding sequence ATGAATCGAACCAAGCTGTTGGGGGGTGCCGCCGCAATGGCCGCCCTGCTCCTCGTAGGACTGGCCGGACCCCGGGTCCTGCGCGGCCCGGTGCTGCCGGCGGCCCGGGTCCGCCGGGTGGACCTGGAGCGGACCCTGGTCCTGAACGGCCGGGTGCTGGCCCCCCGGAAGGTGTCCGTGGGCGCCCTCACCACGGCGGTGGTCGCCCGGCGTCTGGCGGAGGAGGGGGACCGGGTGAAGGCCGGGCAGGTCCTGGCCGACCTGGAGGCTTCCGAACAGCGGGCCAGTCTGGCCCAGGCCCGCGCCAAGCTCGCCCAGCTCCTGGAGAGCGCCGCGCCCACCGCCCGGGCGGCCCTCGCCCAGGCGGACAGCGCCCTGCGGCAGGCCCGGCTGGCCTGGGAGCGGGGCCAGCGCCTGGCGGCCGATGGCATCCTCAGCGACAGCCAGCTCGATGACCTGCGCAAGGCCCACGAAACGGCCCTCGCCGCCCGGGAGGCGGCCCTGGCCCAGGCCCGGAGCGCCGAGGGCGGCCCCGATCTCCGGGCGGCCCAGGCGGCCGTGGACCTGGCCGAGGTCAAGCTCCGGCAGATGCGGGTGCTCGCCCCCGCGGCGGGGGTGGTGCTCACCCGCGCCCTGGAGCAGGGGGACCTGGTCCAGCCGGGGAAGGTCCTGTACACCCTCGCCCTGGACGAGCCCCTGCAGCTCCTGGTGCAGCCCGACGAGAAGAACCTGGGGCTCCTGGCCCTGGGGCAGCGGGCCCTGGCGAGCACCGACGCGCGTCCCCTGGACCGGTTCGAGGCCGAGGTGGTCTACCTGGCGCCGGGGGTGGACGCCACCCGCGGCACGGTGGATCTCAAGCTGCGCGTCCCCGCGCCGCCGCCCCACCTGCTGCCCGACATGACCGTCTCGGTGGAGATCCGCCTGGGGCGCCGTCCCGGCGCCCTCGTGGTCCCCCTGGCCGCGGTGCGCGACATCGCCGGGGCGCCCCACGTGCTCGCCCATCGCGGCGGCCGCGCCGTCCGGGTTCCGGTCGGCATCGGGTTCCGGGGCGAC